ctcttccactCCCTGCATTGCATTAATCTcgtgtatttatttattgtgaAGGCTAATTGTAGGTTTCAGATTCACCTAAATTCTAAAAACTAGAAACCTCAACTTGCCTGTAATTGGTTAAGCTTCACCGTATCCACCATTTCAGGGCTATGTTCTGGAGCACCAAACTCCGAGTAGTCCAAAGCCGGCTGCTTGACAACCAAATATACATTACATAAAGTGGAGATCAGATGTATTTCATTCAAGTGATAAAGGGGAACTTGAGGCAATTGTGGGTTCCAGATTctaaaaaatatgaatgtaAACTTGCCTTTAATTGGGTAGCTTCACCACATCCACCATTTCAACCAAGTCCACCATTTTCAGCAAGTCCGGATCCTGCTTGACCAACCAAATGTACATCAGAGAAATTTTCATAAAAGTGAGAAAGGGAAACTTGAGGGATACGAGTATTTTGAGAAGCAGAGATGATGCTTACATTATTTCTATGTTCTTCACTCTTGAGATGAGTAGTGAAATCTTCAAAGCTTTGGGCAGCAAAAAAGCAAAATGAGCAAAACCAGGGAGATTCACCTGCTTCACTGCAGTTGTTGCTGGGAAGGACAAGTCTGGTTGTCAACTGTTGACAAACCGCAGACCCTGAATCCATATCAGCTGTtggaaaacacacaaaactagTTCAGAAACAGTAAAGCTCAAAGCCGTGTGTGAGAGAGGGTATGGAATGGAAAAACACCTGTTAGTAAGCTTGTCCAGAGCCACTCTTTGTAAACCCCAGAAAAAAAGCTCTTCCAGAGCCAGTCTGATGCTGGGCGACGTTGAGAATATGCCAGAAAAACTGTGTATCCCTCACTATCTAGCCCATAAATAGTATGAGCTAGGCTTTCCAGTTCCGTAGGACCAGATATGAGCAATATATTAGCCGGAGGTGGATTCCTCTCCATCCAGTCAAACAAATCCGATTGAACTTCTGTTACAGTAAATAAAAAAGCAACGTGTTTAATATCGAAGCCCTAGTGTAAATGGAAAAAAAGGTACTAAAAACTTAAATAGaaagagataagaagaagattaacCATTCACATGTATAAGAACAACTCCAGAGGAAGACAGGTCTCGCAAGACATCATCGTCAGGGGCGTTAGGGTTGTGCGTTAGTCTGCCGATGGCGGTTATGGTGACAGGACCAGAGACTTTAGAATTCTTCAAAGCGGATACTATTCTCGGACCGACTTGACGGGGATCATAACCAGGAGGAATCGGACAGGTGTTAATGTTCCACCACACCAACGTtttcacctcctcctcctcctgcatCGCCATGTTGTGCACCATCTCGTATTTAGTTATCGtacaacctaaaaaaaatatcaaatcattaGACTCAAAACAAAATCGCAGACAGTTAGGTCTCTCTAATCTAGAACTTAAAACTTCTCCTATCAAACATTATGAGATAACTAGAGATTGAGACGGTTAGTTGGAAATCACCTACCTCGATAGAAAGAACGATGGAGCggtggaagagagagaggaacgaTGGTTTCCAGCGGTGGAGTACTGAATATAAATGTTGACAGAGTTGGTTTATATATGGCCCGAATATTCGTGGCCCATTAGTTACGGATCCGACAAATCCTTGgaatgtgttaaaaaaaaacttttgtgagCTACATTTTAATGAGAGAAtcaattatgagaaaataacttttttggtggatttgtatattttgtcataattcttaaaatcttttaaatttgcCAATTTCTTTTATGtccaaaaacataattatacacATGAATGGTTGgtagttttaaaatagtttttagattatagttttggtttttggattttagattttagtttttgggttttggattttacaaaaataaaagaaataacaaattaaaaatttagaaaaagtcacttaaattttttataagaaaagtgaaaaactcAAATAAGATGGTTTTTAAAGTACTATTGAAAATTgttaaaatcttccaaaaaccAGATGCcctaaattttaggaaaaccatttttacaaaatcttgaaTGGATAAAAAATagattctcaaaaaaaaaaaccaaaaaccattacAAAAACTATAAACATTCAAGGCAATGATGTTTGGGTTGATTTGGTTCTATCTTCATGTAGGGTATAGTATTTTTCATTAAGTATGTACTTTATGAAGAAGATTTCCAAATGTttagtttaaacttttaagtGGTAAAAATGCCAATTTAACAGACTTTCgggaaaataacaaatttaaaaattatggtGAGCTAAAAAATGACATTATGAAAAATAATCCCAATTAAGAAAGaaatatctaaataaataaaaaactatactTATCGTtgatttatcatataaaataatgatgGCGTAGAACTGAACTTTTAaagcttaaatattttttcacttCAATAAATGATAATAAGCCATATAATGGATTGGAAGAAAAATCTCATCAATCAATCTATAAAATGAAGAAACCATCACCAAAAAAACCatacaaatactaaaattaagtagatatatatatatatagtaatatatcGTCAGTTATTGTAGTAATGGggattagttaaaaaaatgtacaaaataGTCTCTTTCACTAAAATGATCGGGTTTGATGTGGGAGTCATACAATTCAAGTTCAACAACGGAGTAAAAAAATACAGTATCAAACTTCTCGCTACGTGGTGCACTCTTATTAGCGCAACGTCAACTAGTCTCCCTGCAATGTGACaacatttttaacttttttttaataacataattaaaccttttttaattacgacaagaaaaatataaataaaaataaaaataaaaataaatcccGATGATTACTGAGAGAGGAAGATATGCCCGATCTTCCACGCTACAGTAGTGGGAGCTATGGgacagatagagagagaggacaaaacagtaaatatatttttcatcattacaaataattttaactgGCAGTTTTTTTGCCCAAAAGAAGAATCTCCCACAATTACTACTAACAATACAccagtaaaaaaacaaaaccacaccGTCCCACTACTAAAGAAGAATTAAACTGTAATTTTAAATCTACCACGTAATAATTATTACGAACCATAAATAATATTATCACGTAGTAATAATATATGACGTGGCATCATCACGTCTAgtcagctttcttcttctttgccctCTTCAGCTGCTTcgtctctctcatctctcttctgCATCTATAAAATCAaccgatctttttttttttctttccccaaaaccaaaaaaaacaaaacaaaacttctcTTGCAAGTTGCAATCGCCGGGAAAATGAATACTCCGGTTactttttcctctgtttccattTCTAGTAACGCTGTTTCCGACAATCGTCGTCATGTTTTCCTTGAAAATCGTCGGCGTTAACTAAAAACTCCGATcttcttagtttttttgttttttgactcTTTTCCCCCAAATCTGGAGAAAATTCGAATTGATTTTGAGATAGATAATGCCATTTCCGATGAAGATTCAACCGATTAACAACGATTCTCCGGCGAACAGAGACGTTTCTCGAGTTGAATCACCAAGCAAACCAGTACTCAAGTCACGTCTCAAGCGTCTACTAGATCGACCGTTCACAAGAAGCTCAAACTCAGATAAATCACTACTAATCGATGGAACAGAGTTCGAGCCAAGCTTAGCTAAGATGGTTCAAAGCTACATGGAAGAGAACAACGAGAAGCAAACTAAGAACGGACGTAATAATCATCGTTGTAATTGCTTCAACGGGAACAATTACAACGATAGCTCTGACGACGAATTCGATTTGTTCGATGATGGTTTCGTCGATTCATTCAGCGACGCTTATGACCATTTCAAGGtatgataataattataaaaaaaaactcaaaacttctctctctctctctctctttgttctgTTCATCATAGTCTCTGTATTGATTTGATTTATACAGAGCTTGATTCCATGCGCGAGCGTTGTTGAGAAGACTCTGTTAAACGAAGCTGTGAAGGTTATAGAGaagaacaaatcaatcaaaCGTAAAGACGAATTGAgaaagattgttgttgttgaactctCATCTCTCGGTTACGATTCTTCGATTTGTAAATCCAAATGGGATAAATCTCGCTCTAAACCGGCCGGTACAATCTCCTTAACcgatttcttcttcaaccttcgatttttttatgttatttaatctaattaatgATTTGTTTCAGGTGAGTATGAGTACATAGATGTGATAGTGAACGGAGAAAGGATTCTAATCGACGTTGATTTTAGATCGGAGTTCGAGATCGCACGGCAGACGAGTGGTTACAAGGCGTTGCTTCAATCTCTGCCTTTGATATTCGTCGGAAAATCTAATCGGATTCGTCAGATCGTGTCAATGGTGTCTGAAGCGGCGAAacagagcttgaagaagaaaggTATGCATTTCCCGCCATGGAGGAAAGCTGATTACATGAGAGCTAAATGGCTATCTTCCTATACTCGAAACAACTCCTCCGACGGCGAGGATCCGTCGCCGGTTACTTCTGACGCGTCCGCCGTAGCTGAACCGGAGCTGCTGGTTTTCGAGGAGAAACTCTTGTCGCCGCCGCCGTTGAAGTCTTCGTCTTTGACTATGAttacagatgatgatgatgatgacgtggcAGAGCTGGTGAAGAGAGAAGCAAATGTTGTCACGGGATTAGCTTTACTGTTCAAAGATAAACcctaaaagatttttttttgaaaattttctaattttttctaatttttgatctaaacaaacaagaatttgcagaagaaaaaaaacaaaaatataacattttatcCAATATTTTTACCCAAAAATATAACAGTAGTTACTCTTACTATTACTTCTACTTCTGTTTTGGTATGTAAAACAGTAAAAGTAACAGAGACGTATTATTACCCTGGTAATAGTCTAAtcttagtaaaagaaaaatttgcaatgaaggttttttttggttattaattaCTTTTCTTGAAATTTGTACTCGACTTCTGTTTAAAAATATGTTGGCGCAAAAGGAACAGAAGATTTATGACAACTTTAAACTTCTCATGTTTTTCTATTAATCAccttaaactttaaatttacCACAGCGTATTTATGGAAGtcagaaaatttaatatttcttattaataatatatattaataaagaagcACACTATTGAGAAAACTAATGTGTCGCGGCCAAAAAGTTCGATATATCTTTTAgcaaaatacttttaaattttctacctaattatattaacatgccattatattttaaaaaacaattaactgaataataatcagatatgtcatcatttctcacacattaaatataattaaataactacaTACTATTTTATGGCAAAATTCACTAAactttacttacaaatatacaagtcaaagttatattgattttaagaaatcaatattttatatttcttaaaatcaatataagtaaaatattctaaaaatgctataaaaacatatcaattaaataaagttaataaaaataaagaatatataacttcttaaacatataacttattaacaaaatcatataaaaacaaaatgttattttttatgttagtattattaccataataatttaaataacaatctttcaatagttattataattgattataaaaagaagtatagTACTCCTGAATTATttccaactcattaaaagaaacttattcccaataaatatatatttctatatattcataattaaatataaaatgacaacaaattaggggatatcatgaaatgtgattttttatatatatctaagtatggaaactaattaatctcaacatttagtgtcatttttattaaaaatggaaatattgataactgaatagaaatatatattctaattgtacattaatctatgtgctattaaaaaggaatggaacaataacccttatcattagACATAAACTtagtatccaaaaaaaaatcataatatatttaaaatgagtgattattagattatgcaaaattgttatagttaatcaattaaccataaatataaatttgatttttaaagcacactaaaatatatattgccataaattgtaacattttataaatattgtttttaccACATTCACATATATCAtgggtgaaatgtattcttacactaatacgttgattttggaatttcattaatttatcataatgttttttttggtaataatctgtCATATTAACAAATCGACtaaatcaaaagatttaaatagcctaatcaaaaatattaaatcaataaattagattatcgtcagaaaatttagtttagaatccgatttttactaacatataataattttttttgaattaaactATCGAGTactttagtatatgttgttatgttacataagaaacatgcaaaattgttatgattacaaaataaaacataagagatatgaatttgatttttaaaccacacgAAAGACATcttgcaataaatagtaacattttatcaatattttctctatcaTAAAATCTCTTATACATTCAAAGATTTCATGGGTAAAACATACTTTTATATGAAAAGTGcatatttgaataaattaataaaaaactttatttacatattatgtgcaatacaaacaaatattggtttaggataataattttctttaaatcaattTATGTCATAGATAGTACGGGTTATTCCTTAGTATACTAGTAAAGATGATAATAAAGTGGTAATcagaatttatattttaattattttttgttccGATGCCGGCATCATTcgagaagaaagaaatggtcTCTGTGGCATCATTTTGGAGTGTATAGAGGATATCTTagtattttgttgtaaaaaaaataatcagaagaaaagaaaaaaaaaatataagggagcctcttatatagtatacggaaaaaaatgtaagagaCGAAAAGTGTCAGTATTCTATTggccaaaccaaaaaataaagaagagaaaaaaaaaaattatttggatcgaatttcatttctttgttctctctctttctctcgcgattGAAAACCCGAAAAGACAAAGATTTGTATTTGAAATCGAAGGGTgttgaggaagaggagattGCGGTCGGAGGAGATGCGTAACGGAGGCGAAGTAATGACTCGTCCTGTCACCGTTAACTCTTCAATCTTTTTCTCTGAATTCTCAGATCTCTGAGAATTTCCCAATCTCCGGTGGAATCAGATTCCCTCTGTATCCAGGCCAATTCGGATCCGATCGAGAGTttggggttcttgggtcacaACCAACAACGCAGGAGAGTAACAAGAGTTCTTTGTTGGATCCAGATTCAGTTTCTGATCGATTTCACACCACCAAATCTAACTCCAGGAAGAGGAAATCGATACCTACTGGTAATGGCAAGGAGTGTCCAGCTTCTTCGTCTCTTACAGCTTCCAATTCCAAGGTTTTTTGAtttcacaatctctctctctctcactctaatTCAAAGATTTAGACTTTAAGAAACTGTAGCTTTCTTGATTTTATGAAACCATATGTGTGTTTTGTGGAGACTTTATCTTATTGACTTTTATTAGTGTGTTGATGTTCCGGAAAATGTTTTGACTCTGACCAAAAAAGGGTTTGGTTTTGGAATTATGATTCAGGTTTCAGGAGAGAATGGCGAATCGTGGTGGAAAGCTTGTGGTTTTGTGGGAAGGTAAAGCGGGTAGTGGCGGTTCTAGGAGAATGGAGATTTGGGGGAAGATTGACTGGTCTGGTACTGTCCTTACGGTTCCTAATGAATGAATTGCTTGGCAGCTacagtttgatgatgatgcatcCATACATGTTTAACGTCTCCGAATCAACATCATCTATCATGCTTTACCGCACAAGCCTGCTTTGATTCAGTGTGATTAGTTCTGTTATGTTTGTCTGTTAATAGCTATTATTGTGAATCACAATTTGTGATGAGCATAGTGACTTACTACACTGCTTCGCCAGAAATGGTGGATCAGCAAAGAATATACTTTGGCCTGAGTCCATGAGGCCCTGAGCTTATATGAAACAACTCACCAGTGTAATGAAGTTTATAAATTTGCTTCTGAACTTTTTAGGGGTTTAATCAACCCTCTTCTGCACGTTCTTGTtcgtttcttttgttgtatTCCATGAGAAAGCTACTTTCAGATTTGAATAATACCAGTAAAAACTGTGCACGTACACTTTGCTTGTTCCTGGCTCATCTTAACAAAACGAATACGcctactttttatttattttgttcaaggaaaagagaagaaaaatgataGTGAAACAACAATAGTattattaagttatatatacacatattttttttggtagaagttatatatacacatatttctttttggtagaagttatatatacacatattgtaatatcagtattaaaatttagcatttttttcatttatgaattgcacttctattgtaacatgtattaatgtttttgttatgttttctatgtttaaaatttaattaaatgcaatattttctatttttataaaatcttgaatgtttacacatttataccacttatattctatttacaatttttacattttaaaaaacaatattttcaaaaataagaaactcaaaattagaacctaccattggaggaaatttttttaactaagagatcatgggttcttaaattcaaaacaatacaaaattaattcataaaataatcaaacagCGTTTAACAACCCCCTTATAAGAACCCACCAATAATCTTGCTCTAAGAGCTGTTCACTTGAACAGTGTaatattctcttttgtatttttttttttacttttcttttaattacttttattaaaatatatatatatatatatatatatatttttctttctgtagGACGTTTTGGATTAATTTCGTATGTCAGTGAAATAAATCTTTTGGTGGATTTGGCTACATATACATAAATAGAGTAGTTCTAACGTAGACGGTAGATCCAAACTTGAATTTAGattaggacaaaaaaaaatgatccaatTCTATTTTATAACGATTTAAAGGCATATATATTTCCTTCTACAGATATTGTATTTAGTTAATTACATTGAGGAGTTGTCTTATTTTAGACTAAATCAAAACTAGATTAGAGAATAGTGGTTAGTTCGATAAAGACGTAATGTAATGTTCTGTTAGACTTTTGAAATGGAAAGATgaagtttttgtgtgtttgctttATATTTAGTCGAAGCCGAGACCAACTTTTTACATGGACCTAACTTTGTTTCCGTAAAGATGTGTTATGATTTGAAAACggttaaaccaaaccaatatgtAATGGCATCACAATCATTGTTGTGGGGCATTGTAATCCATTATGAGACACTATATAtaccttttattatttttgaatcttgataaccaaaaaaaaaaacttttttggcAGTTGTGTGATTGATACAATTAGGATGCCAAATTATGATATATGTTTTGTGAATTTGAAAAatgtttatagtttatattttttcgTTTCTGCATCGGAATACAACATTTAGATGTAGATACGATGGATGATGTTTCTTTGGTCAATTTAGTCTTCATAGTTTACGTGTTACATAGAGATTCAAATCCAATCTGAGGACTGGTTTTTGGAGTTAGTTCACCCTCGCTGGATATCTAAATACTTTGGCTGGAGctaaaataatctaaaactcTATAAAGACCATAATAATTCTTACGATATATAGCAAAAACCATCGGCTTAGGGAAAACACTCATTCGAATGAACAGTTAGGATACTCGTTTCATTGTCTGTTTGCTTTTTATCACCTGAGTTTTTTgccttgtgacttgtgagataGTCGTCAGACGAATAAAAGATTTACGCACAGCCAACTTGTGATAGTGTTAGTGACAGtagtgttattattttattggacATCTTTGGCTCTTTTGACACATGCATGATGTAATGATTTGCAAATCAGAATTATCTTATAGTATTATATACACAATTAATGGAGATAATATTTAATCGTTAGACATATGGAGGTTACTTTCCAAAATGTTGAAATATAAGCTCTACTAACATAAAATTTCAGTGATAAAAAACTATGTCAACTAAACATAGTTACTATATTCTAGAGTGTTCAGTcaatttaaactaaaaagaGTAGATTAAAACGTATATATTTaaggcaagagagagagagagagagatgggattACGTATAGAGCGTGTTAATGTTTGGGGACCAACCTGCAAGATGACGAACCTAATGGCTAATGGTAAAGAAACCTATATCTATCTACATTGACATGCCTAAAGTCTTACTAACATTATTGACcctaaaaaaatcagaattacAGAAAGAGCCAAAGATGAATGTGATTGTTGTGTGTGGCGTATTGTCATGGGCTTATTCTGTTATTCACatgatttctctttttttcatttaaatccACAAAATAATAAGGTTAACAATTAAACAGTAAGATGCAATCAGCTGTTTATGAAAAATGTGTAATGAAATATTTAGAGATAAATGATTAATTCTATACCATTTCGTCAAATATCTGATTGGATTATATTGTGAAACATTCATTCCcttccaaaacattttttttttttggctttattaaatattttacgaGATAATTTATAGGTGAGTTTATGCATACAATGTCGATTTCAataaagaactttttttttgttgagattacaaaaatatgtttctctatttatagaacaCATAAATACAGAGAGACTTATCCGCATTGAGATCAGACCCCGAATATTTGGTGACAAATGTGGTCCCTTccttcttttgatttctttttttcttccatacttctttttagtatttatttttatttttccttcttaaGGTAAATAAACTATGGGTTAactttttcttcataaatattgttattttcaGTTCAAAAAGATAGAAACAAGAAGTAAACAGATGTGAGATTTCTAGGCTAAAGACTTTTTACAGAACTTGTGTGTAGTTACTCTGACGacttttggttcttttgttttttactttttcttttcacttacGTGTTTAAACTCTTTATTACTACTAGTGTTTAGTAAATGTGAAAGCTACTTAAAACTGATACGAGTTTtctgaaattataaaatataatacataCAAAAAGACAGTGTTGTTTAGGTATGCATCAAAACCCACATTTTCTTCTACTTGATATATTCTAGCGAGAAGATCATTAAAGTCAATTTTGGCTTATCTTACCTAAAACGTTTTGCTAGATTATCCGAAAGGGTTATAATCAAAGACTGTAACATGAACAGCTTGCATGAATTGATTAAGGGAACAAACAATATAGAAATAAATCAATAAGTATATAAAGCTGAGAAGCATCATCATGaacttctctttctctaaaCTATGACCCGTTAAAGAAATAGAAGCAAAAGCAATAACATGTGACAGCTAAGTAAAGATGATGATACCATTAAAGAATTCATAGGTTATCTATCCATAAGAAGAAACCCTAAGAAGATTAGTTTgacaattaaatatatatatataaaaacaaggaTTCAGAATCTTTCATTCGcggaatcaaagaaaaattatgcAAGTACAATgaatttagattattattaacATCAAAGACTAAAGtctaaaaacctaaaagaaatgatatcttattatataaagtataattttaaaagttactaactcaccagATAACACGTgtcaattaaaaattattaactcCTCACATTGTCACAAGTGTCAATTTtagacaaatttttaattttaaaagaagaaaatctatCTGACTCAGCAGATCGTGACACATatcaatttcaaaaatcacTAACTCTCTAGATCGTGATAAGtttcaattttacacaaatttctaatttgaaaagaaaaatcttttaaaaaaatcaaaaaataaaaaaaaattattaatcataaaatcttattataaaaagacacagatgttgacatgtgtcaaaaattattatttttcaaaacagcgAATTAAAATAATAGcattaaatttacaaaaaaactacatgtttatatctaacaagaaatttcctaaatcagaaaggaaaattaacaaactaaTACATCGTCTTTCATTgtacgctaattatattatgtgttttctttattaACTTTTGAcattgataaacaaaaaaataattcagaattttacacaaatttttaattttaaaagaagaaaatctttCTAACTTACTagatcatgacacatgtcaatttcaaaagttactaacttaCTAGATCGTGACAACtgtcaattttacacaaatttctaatttgaaaagaaaaaatcttttacaaaaatcaagaaataaaaaaaattactaatcataaaatcttattataaaaagatcatgacatgtgtcaagtatataAAGCCCGCTAAATTAATCAAGGATGGAGATACGTatgttccaaaagtgattctatagttagtagcattataaatTTCGAAGATTAATCGATGGTTGATGTATCTTATAAAAATCTAGAGATTTCTCTTctggataatgtcaatgattccGGTACTGAAACACAAGCtacttgatcgagtaattgagaagcgattttgaaatttgagAAGTAAGAACtgtaaaccgttttaaaattggtttcaaaccggatt
The sequence above is a segment of the Camelina sativa cultivar DH55 chromosome 10, Cs, whole genome shotgun sequence genome. Coding sequences within it:
- the LOC104718967 gene encoding uncharacterized protein LOC104718967 → MVHNMAMQEEEEVKTLVWWNINTCPIPPGYDPRQVGPRIVSALKNSKVSGPVTITAIGRLTHNPNAPDDDVLRDLSSSGVVLIHVNEVQSDLFDWMERNPPPANILLISGPTELESLAHTIYGLDSEGYTVFLAYSQRRPASDWLWKSFFSGVYKEWLWTSLLTADMDSGSAVCQQLTTRLVLPSNNCSEAGESPWFCSFCFFAAQSFEDFTTHLKSEEHRNNDPDLLKMVDLVEMVDVVKLPN
- the LOC104718968 gene encoding uncharacterized protein LOC104718968, with the protein product MPFPMKIQPINNDSPANRDVSRVESPSKPVLKSRLKRLLDRPFTRSSNSDKSLLIDGTEFEPSLAKMVQSYMEENNEKQTKNGRNNHRCNCFNGNNYNDSSDDEFDLFDDGFVDSFSDAYDHFKSLIPCASVVEKTLLNEAVKVIEKNKSIKRKDELRKIVVVELSSLGYDSSICKSKWDKSRSKPAGEYEYIDVIVNGERILIDVDFRSEFEIARQTSGYKALLQSLPLIFVGKSNRIRQIVSMVSEAAKQSLKKKGMHFPPWRKADYMRAKWLSSYTRNNSSDGEDPSPVTSDASAVAEPELLVFEEKLLSPPPLKSSSLTMITDDDDDDVAELVKREANVVTGLALLFKDKP